The Methanothermobacter sp. genome includes a window with the following:
- the nadA gene encoding quinolinate synthase, giving the protein MLNQLQRDILKLKKEKNAIILAHNYQKREIQEIADFKGDSLELCIKASEIHDRDIVVFCGVDFMAETAYILNPDKKILIPDRGAECPMAHMLSAEEVRKARKRYPDAAVVLYVNTLAEAKAEADILCTSANAVKIVESLEEDLILFGPDRNLAWYVQQHTDKRIIPIPENGYCYVHKMFTVADVAAKREEYPDAELLIHPECDPEVQELADHILSTGGMLRRVLESDRKQFIIGTEVDMKTRIDLESDKETIPLLAEAICENMKLHTLEKVKNSLVNEEFAVTVPDDVAERARRAVERMIEVSRQ; this is encoded by the coding sequence ATGTTAAATCAGCTGCAAAGGGATATTCTGAAGTTGAAGAAGGAAAAAAATGCTATCATACTTGCCCATAACTATCAGAAAAGGGAGATACAGGAAATTGCAGACTTTAAAGGGGACTCACTTGAACTCTGCATAAAGGCAAGTGAGATACATGATAGGGACATTGTTGTTTTCTGTGGCGTGGACTTCATGGCCGAGACAGCATACATCCTCAACCCTGATAAGAAGATCCTGATACCCGACAGGGGTGCGGAGTGTCCCATGGCACACATGCTAAGTGCAGAGGAAGTAAGGAAGGCAAGAAAAAGATATCCTGATGCTGCAGTTGTTTTATACGTTAACACCCTTGCGGAGGCAAAGGCAGAGGCAGATATTCTCTGCACATCTGCAAATGCCGTTAAGATTGTTGAAAGTCTGGAGGAGGACCTCATACTCTTTGGTCCCGACAGAAACCTTGCATGGTATGTTCAGCAGCACACCGACAAGAGGATAATCCCCATCCCGGAGAACGGCTACTGCTACGTCCATAAGATGTTCACTGTCGCCGATGTTGCTGCAAAAAGGGAGGAGTACCCCGACGCTGAACTCCTCATACACCCTGAATGTGACCCTGAAGTTCAGGAGCTGGCGGACCACATCCTGAGCACCGGAGGAATGCTGCGGAGGGTACTTGAGTCAGACAGGAAGCAATTCATAATCGGTACAGAGGTTGACATGAAAACACGTATCGATCTTGAATCAGACAAGGAAACAATTCCCCTCCTCGCAGAGGCCATATGTGAGAACATGAAACTCCACACCCTTGAGAAGGTTAAAAATTCACTGGTCAATGAGGAATTCGCTGTGACTGTTCCTGATGATGTGGCTGAAAGGGCCAGGAGGGCTGTTGAGAGGATGATAGAGGTATCCCGTCAGTAA
- a CDS encoding DUF362 domain-containing protein codes for MPAEVYFSDFRARSRNENRGMKIQRTFDAAFGEPFSGDDIVAVKVHFGERGNDSYVSPVLVRHVIERIRESGASPFLTDTNTLYYGSRHNSVDHIETAILNGFDYSVAGAPLIIADGLHGNNEVTVPVKGRHFSEVKIAGDIAEASAMVVISHFKGHGMSGFGGALKNLAMGCATIQGKIEQHECAKPLVTGECTECGECISECPVDAMTLNDGVMIEYDRCIACMNCLDTCPRGVFDLDWERDIPEFIERMMEYALGVKSTIDRIFYLNFLMDITPDCDCVPWSDRNIVPDIGVLASEDPVAVDTASYHLVNQEEGIRGSMLEENHETGGDKFRGVWGDVDGTHQLVYAEKLGMGVRDYRLIEIK; via the coding sequence ATGCCAGCGGAGGTTTATTTTTCAGATTTCAGGGCAAGGTCCAGGAACGAGAACAGGGGCATGAAGATACAGAGGACATTTGACGCGGCCTTTGGCGAACCCTTCTCTGGGGATGACATCGTGGCTGTTAAGGTGCACTTTGGTGAGCGGGGCAACGACTCCTATGTGAGTCCTGTTCTGGTGCGCCACGTAATTGAAAGGATAAGGGAGAGCGGGGCATCCCCTTTCCTCACAGATACCAACACCCTCTACTATGGTTCAAGGCACAATTCGGTTGATCACATTGAAACAGCCATACTCAATGGCTTTGACTATTCTGTTGCCGGGGCACCCCTTATAATTGCAGATGGGCTTCATGGAAACAATGAGGTAACTGTGCCTGTAAAGGGAAGGCACTTCAGTGAGGTTAAAATAGCAGGTGACATTGCCGAGGCATCAGCAATGGTTGTCATATCACACTTCAAAGGCCACGGGATGAGCGGCTTTGGAGGGGCCCTCAAGAACCTTGCAATGGGATGCGCCACCATCCAGGGAAAGATTGAACAGCACGAATGCGCAAAACCCCTGGTGACGGGTGAATGCACTGAATGCGGGGAGTGCATCTCTGAATGTCCGGTGGATGCCATGACCCTAAATGACGGCGTCATGATAGAATACGACAGGTGCATTGCCTGCATGAACTGCCTTGACACCTGCCCCAGGGGCGTATTTGACCTTGACTGGGAGAGGGACATACCTGAGTTCATTGAGAGAATGATGGAATACGCCCTCGGGGTAAAATCCACCATTGACAGGATATTCTACCTGAACTTCCTCATGGATATAACCCCTGACTGTGACTGTGTACCCTGGAGTGACAGGAACATAGTTCCCGACATAGGGGTGCTGGCATCTGAGGATCCCGTTGCAGTAGACACAGCAAGTTACCACCTTGTGAACCAGGAGGAGGGAATCAGGGGGTCAATGCTTGAGGAAAACCATGAGACCGGTGGGGATAAGTTCAGGGGGGTGTGGGGTGACGTTGATGGAACCCACCAGCTGGTATATGCAGAGAAACTGGGTATGGGGGTGCGTGATTACAGGCTGATTGAAATAAAATAA
- a CDS encoding ferritin-like domain-containing protein has product MDTERIIELLNIDFRHELEATMMYTYNAFVIEDCDLSRLTEGIAADEMRHMWWLADLITKRGGRPSMEIGKVEYIGEDLIEGLERQIQKETEGIEEYERQIAIIDDDEVTGVLRHIVDEEKRHRKEFRERLERLR; this is encoded by the coding sequence ATGGACACTGAAAGGATAATAGAACTCCTGAATATCGACTTTCGCCATGAACTTGAGGCGACCATGATGTATACCTACAACGCGTTTGTTATAGAGGACTGTGACCTCAGCAGGCTAACTGAAGGCATCGCGGCAGATGAGATGAGGCACATGTGGTGGCTTGCTGACCTCATAACAAAGAGGGGTGGCAGGCCCTCAATGGAGATAGGAAAGGTGGAGTACATTGGTGAAGATCTGATTGAGGGCCTTGAAAGGCAGATCCAGAAGGAGACAGAGGGTATTGAAGAGTACGAGAGGCAGATAGCGATAATCGATGATGATGAGGTTACCGGGGTTTTAAGGCATATAGTTGATGAGGAAAAGAGGCACCGTAAGGAGTTCAGGGAGCGGCTGGAGCGTCTTCGATAA
- a CDS encoding HIT family protein, whose amino-acid sequence MKFDDYKFGKYLYERKRWVVFLAPNQSNLGTCVVALKRREEFLGNLKKDEWDEMFLIVSELENAVRKAFGASMFNWGVLLNSFYRENTPPPQLHWHFIPRYRGEVIVNGEVFDDPFFGYMRPRPPKNISEETLKEIRNKMLAWIER is encoded by the coding sequence GTGAAATTTGATGACTACAAGTTTGGCAAATACCTCTATGAGAGGAAGAGGTGGGTTGTGTTTCTCGCACCAAACCAGAGCAACCTTGGAACCTGTGTAGTAGCCCTTAAAAGGAGGGAGGAGTTTCTTGGAAACCTAAAGAAGGATGAATGGGATGAAATGTTCCTTATAGTATCTGAACTTGAAAATGCAGTGAGAAAGGCATTTGGGGCCTCCATGTTCAACTGGGGCGTCCTTCTTAACTCATTTTACCGTGAAAACACCCCTCCACCACAACTGCACTGGCACTTCATACCCCGCTACAGAGGGGAGGTAATCGTAAATGGGGAGGTCTTTGATGATCCGTTCTTCGGTTACATGAGGCCAAGGCCCCCAAAGAATATCTCAGAGGAGACCTTAAAGGAAATACGGAATAAAATGCTGGCATGGATAGAGAGGTAG
- a CDS encoding DUF5750 family protein, translated as MKVEDFGFSEDKCMNYVLYRVSDIDDDVRKKLMERLEEDTEEDNGDLLITVFYAPEYFPFGSEEAKVRMDDFIAREEIEMTVFLSSVLED; from the coding sequence GTGAAGGTTGAGGATTTTGGCTTCAGTGAGGATAAATGCATGAACTATGTACTCTACAGGGTATCAGACATTGATGACGATGTCAGAAAAAAACTCATGGAGAGACTCGAGGAAGACACAGAGGAGGATAACGGAGACCTTCTCATAACAGTTTTCTATGCACCGGAGTACTTCCCCTTTGGCTCAGAGGAGGCAAAGGTGCGTATGGACGACTTCATTGCAAGGGAGGAAATTGAGATGACGGTATTCCTCTCCAGCGTCCTCGAGGACTGA
- a CDS encoding alpha/beta fold hydrolase, whose protein sequence is MEEGRPSYFNLGEFRFESGEKLRDVRVEYRTIGELSLNEEGEIDNAVVYIHGWSGDFSSVKRIADLTEPGGALDGFFIISMSSLGSPGSASPSTTSLGNEFPAYTVLDMVNFQRQFLNEKFGIKKVRGVIGTSMGGFQALQWAAEYPDEMEFLMPLVTSWRTRGVNYALFSYMNHLIESDPDFAAGRKPRRALSLSSMLMYLYGLSREYYSGLENPELESAMRDMGSEGELMDPHDVLWRNRAAMNHDLEGKLSRIRARTLIFGVNQDQYFPPEPDTIPMAELIPDSEIILFDSECGHLGVNEIDKYGEIIASFIKGGSE, encoded by the coding sequence ATGGAGGAAGGCAGACCATCATACTTCAATCTTGGGGAATTCAGATTTGAATCGGGAGAAAAACTCAGAGATGTCAGGGTTGAATACAGAACCATCGGGGAACTCTCCCTGAATGAGGAGGGTGAGATAGATAATGCTGTCGTCTATATACATGGGTGGAGCGGGGACTTTTCTTCAGTTAAAAGAATAGCTGACCTCACAGAACCTGGAGGCGCCCTTGACGGGTTCTTTATAATATCAATGAGCTCACTGGGGTCACCGGGTTCGGCTTCACCATCCACAACGTCCCTTGGGAATGAATTTCCAGCCTACACAGTACTCGACATGGTGAACTTCCAGAGACAGTTTCTCAATGAGAAATTTGGCATAAAAAAGGTCAGGGGGGTCATAGGGACATCAATGGGGGGATTTCAGGCGCTCCAGTGGGCTGCAGAGTACCCTGATGAAATGGAGTTCCTCATGCCCCTTGTAACCTCCTGGAGAACAAGGGGAGTTAACTATGCACTCTTCAGTTACATGAACCACCTCATTGAGTCAGACCCTGACTTTGCCGCGGGCAGAAAACCCAGAAGGGCCCTGTCACTTTCATCCATGCTCATGTACCTCTATGGACTCTCAAGGGAATACTACAGTGGCCTTGAAAACCCTGAGCTGGAGTCGGCGATGAGGGATATGGGGTCAGAGGGGGAACTCATGGACCCCCATGATGTGCTTTGGAGGAACCGGGCCGCCATGAACCATGACCTGGAGGGTAAGCTCAGCAGGATAAGGGCAAGGACCCTCATATTTGGGGTGAACCAGGACCAGTACTTCCCACCGGAACCTGACACGATCCCAATGGCCGAACTCATACCTGACTCTGAGATAATTCTATTTGATTCTGAATGCGGACATCTCGGAGTGAATGAGATAGATAAATATGGTGAAATCATAGCTTCATTCATTAAAGGTGGCAGCGAATAA
- a CDS encoding ferredoxin encodes MYRLELDRTMCISCGNCIENCPELFEFADDGISSIMGVDLSDIQVKEFDDPSCSEKAAINCPVMCIKLYRDGEEIT; translated from the coding sequence ATGTACAGGCTTGAACTCGATAGGACCATGTGTATCTCATGCGGAAACTGTATTGAAAACTGCCCGGAACTATTTGAATTCGCGGATGACGGCATTTCATCCATTATGGGTGTTGATTTATCTGATATTCAGGTTAAGGAATTTGATGACCCATCCTGCAGCGAAAAGGCTGCAATTAACTGCCCTGTCATGTGCATAAAGCTTTACAGGGATGGTGAGGAGATCACATAG
- a CDS encoding M48 family metallopeptidase, with protein MIKEFVIGTELAPAYYGDLLEFIRRYYLMPGEFTEIRRDGLRLVFRAWRDDGIIYGEIIAGENLKLILEYPAELGRWAEAIYEDIFTSIQAFEDMMRQHTVYFAWVEGEDIIPERPPTGRGMASKGIFGSSMLLVYVLFFGVNIILFIILGFYAVIVILLMQLGIILLSDRIYARMGEWVITSENPRVHIIQFQLPEDEFKFFIDRMGNEAILKIKREIYRVSLADKRPPTCEDARGVLERYGFRCNPLYERSRTVNLYSIIEDAAGAFGIPVPRIVLSNTMIANAAATGPSPSRGLVLVTTGLLVQLTDEEVLAVIGHEMGHLVGRDPIILFSIVSAEFVMRLTVLLPVVLVSPLLYIIIAMGIIFFVAKFFEARADLLSAMVIGKPEVLARALRKIGYQKLALEKSGSQRISGWTAWDPHPPIYFRIKRLETLRDYENVKSPLIRSAVDVVRGFRDSLRQFF; from the coding sequence ATGATAAAGGAATTTGTTATAGGAACCGAGCTTGCACCGGCATATTACGGGGATCTCCTTGAATTCATCCGGCGCTACTATCTCATGCCCGGCGAATTCACTGAAATAAGAAGAGATGGTCTGAGGCTTGTTTTCAGGGCATGGAGGGATGATGGGATAATATACGGTGAGATAATCGCCGGTGAAAACCTCAAACTGATCCTCGAATACCCTGCGGAACTCGGGAGATGGGCAGAGGCCATATATGAGGACATATTCACATCCATCCAGGCATTTGAGGATATGATGAGGCAGCACACCGTGTACTTTGCCTGGGTGGAGGGGGAGGATATAATCCCTGAAAGGCCCCCGACCGGGAGGGGGATGGCATCAAAGGGCATATTCGGAAGCAGCATGCTCCTTGTCTATGTGCTCTTCTTTGGTGTAAACATAATCCTATTCATCATCCTGGGATTCTATGCAGTTATAGTTATCCTACTCATGCAGCTGGGCATAATACTCCTCTCGGACCGCATATACGCCAGGATGGGTGAATGGGTTATAACCTCAGAAAACCCCCGTGTGCACATAATTCAGTTCCAGCTCCCGGAAGACGAATTCAAATTCTTCATAGACAGGATGGGTAATGAAGCGATCCTGAAAATCAAACGTGAAATTTACAGGGTTTCCCTTGCAGATAAGAGGCCCCCCACATGTGAGGATGCAAGGGGTGTCCTTGAAAGGTACGGCTTCAGGTGCAATCCACTCTATGAGAGGTCAAGGACCGTTAACCTTTACTCCATAATTGAGGATGCTGCCGGGGCATTCGGGATACCGGTACCCAGGATTGTTCTCTCAAATACAATGATAGCGAACGCCGCTGCAACTGGTCCAAGCCCCAGCAGGGGACTGGTGCTTGTAACAACAGGACTCCTGGTCCAGTTAACCGACGAGGAGGTGCTTGCGGTTATAGGGCATGAAATGGGGCACCTTGTCGGGAGGGACCCCATAATACTCTTCAGCATAGTGTCTGCTGAGTTTGTAATGAGACTCACGGTATTACTGCCTGTTGTGCTGGTCTCCCCGCTTCTCTACATAATCATTGCAATGGGCATAATATTCTTCGTGGCCAAGTTCTTTGAGGCAAGGGCGGACCTCCTCTCTGCAATGGTTATAGGAAAACCGGAGGTCCTTGCGAGGGCCCTCAGGAAAATAGGTTACCAGAAACTGGCACTTGAGAAGTCCGGCTCCCAGAGGATATCCGGGTGGACGGCCTGGGACCCCCACCCCCCCATATACTTCAGGATAAAGCGGCTTGAAACTCTGAGGGATTATGAGAACGTGAAAAGTCCCCTCATCAGATCAGCGGTTGATGTGGTACGGGGATTCAGGGACTCTCTAAGGCAGTTTTTTTAG
- the nucS gene encoding endonuclease NucS produces MKCRVSENPSRNEAYKLIDEGLRKRALIVILACCSASYEGRARSSLGAGERLIIIKPDGTFMVHQDRKVDPVNWQPPKSRCRVYMKRGSLFLESIRRSPEERLEVELHEVHLISFYLPRDMHELTVSGHESDMGDMIIMHPHLIEPGFRPVAREYATSSGFIDILGKDENGSLMIIELKSRKAGVSAVKQLRRYVDEFRDDQVGVRGILVAPSITHDALEMLEDEGLEFREIEPPRELKSNMGVTLDNFL; encoded by the coding sequence ATGAAGTGCAGGGTATCTGAAAATCCATCCAGAAATGAGGCTTACAAGTTGATAGATGAGGGTTTAAGGAAAAGGGCACTCATAGTGATACTTGCCTGCTGCAGTGCATCCTATGAGGGGCGTGCCAGGAGCAGCCTTGGTGCCGGTGAGAGGCTCATCATTATAAAACCAGATGGAACATTCATGGTCCACCAGGACCGGAAGGTGGACCCTGTTAACTGGCAGCCCCCAAAATCAAGGTGCAGGGTCTACATGAAGCGTGGAAGCCTCTTTCTTGAAAGTATCAGGAGGTCCCCTGAGGAGCGCCTTGAGGTTGAGCTCCATGAGGTACACCTCATCTCCTTCTACCTTCCAAGGGATATGCATGAGCTCACCGTATCGGGCCATGAGAGCGACATGGGGGACATGATAATAATGCACCCCCACCTCATCGAGCCTGGTTTCAGACCCGTTGCCAGGGAATATGCCACCAGTTCCGGTTTCATTGATATTCTGGGTAAGGATGAGAATGGTTCACTCATGATAATTGAACTTAAAAGCAGAAAGGCCGGTGTGAGTGCTGTTAAACAGCTCAGGAGATATGTGGATGAATTCAGGGATGACCAGGTTGGTGTGAGGGGCATTCTGGTGGCCCCCTCAATAACCCATGATGCCCTGGAGATGCTGGAGGATGAGGGACTGGAGTTCAGGGAGATCGAGCCCCCCAGGGAACTTAAATCAAACATGGGTGTTACACTGGATAACTTCCTCTGA
- a CDS encoding VWA domain-containing protein, which produces MEKIILLSNILRDKGLPVSIRSTKDAFSAYKIFKNRPELREALFSVYVKDMRHSEDFMDAYNEVFGVLDEESDESSGSGKGERIKSTEEQIPGEVTDGITIEDLAEIQPEIPDIFDSRTDESQILDRDMSTLNTFDPEIFELCRRLGMKIANRRSRRLRRSKKMRPDIRRSIRKNLKHGGTIIELMRSEPRERKSQHIFLSDVSGSCDWISNWFFCIVYAAQKTFYRSRFFDFDSRVIETTHLLDEDDLYDAFRNLRESRIRNLMLHGTSNMYTAFSDFLENVNFTGKSCIVILSDCRDWAGPRKDGVPESAQLVAEMSERARKVLILNPEPKKKWDVVDSCVSIYRDAGASVKEVRTLRQLAEVIEGL; this is translated from the coding sequence ATGGAGAAAATAATTCTTCTTTCAAACATTTTAAGGGATAAGGGACTTCCTGTAAGTATAAGGAGCACCAAAGACGCATTTTCAGCCTATAAAATATTCAAAAACAGACCTGAGCTCAGGGAGGCCCTCTTTTCAGTTTATGTTAAGGACATGAGGCACTCAGAAGATTTCATGGACGCCTATAATGAAGTTTTCGGGGTTCTGGATGAAGAAAGTGATGAATCATCCGGTTCAGGGAAGGGTGAGAGGATTAAGTCTACGGAGGAACAGATCCCCGGTGAAGTCACTGATGGCATCACTATTGAGGATTTGGCTGAAATTCAACCTGAAATCCCGGATATCTTTGACTCCAGAACTGATGAGAGCCAGATCCTTGATAGGGATATGTCCACCCTCAACACATTCGACCCCGAGATATTTGAGCTCTGCCGCAGACTGGGAATGAAAATTGCCAATAGAAGATCCAGGAGGCTCCGCCGTTCAAAGAAGATGCGACCCGATATAAGGCGGAGCATAAGGAAGAACCTGAAGCACGGGGGCACGATAATTGAGCTCATGAGGTCAGAACCCAGGGAAAGAAAGAGCCAGCACATATTCCTCAGTGATGTGAGCGGCTCCTGTGACTGGATAAGCAACTGGTTCTTCTGCATAGTCTACGCCGCCCAGAAGACATTCTACAGGTCACGTTTCTTTGACTTCGACAGCAGGGTCATTGAAACGACCCACCTCCTTGATGAGGATGACCTCTACGATGCCTTCAGGAACCTCAGGGAGTCCAGGATAAGGAACCTCATGCTCCATGGGACATCAAACATGTACACAGCCTTCAGCGACTTTCTTGAAAATGTTAATTTCACAGGAAAGTCCTGTATAGTGATCCTCTCAGACTGCAGGGACTGGGCAGGACCAAGGAAGGATGGGGTCCCTGAAAGCGCTCAACTGGTGGCTGAAATGTCTGAGAGGGCAAGGAAGGTCCTCATACTGAACCCTGAACCAAAAAAGAAGTGGGACGTTGTTGACAGCTGTGTTTCAATTTACAGGGATGCTGGCGCATCTGTGAAGGAGGTCAGGACCTTAAGACAGCTGGCAGAGGTTATAGAGGGTCTTTGA
- a CDS encoding MoxR family ATPase produces the protein MKPSEKLDEIDSSLRGVGYVPDREILITLFLALELGKPILVEGPPGTGKTMLARKAAEALGREFFRIQCYEGITFEQIVGEWNYQKQLLSLERSRISGSPEDVFSEEYFIKRPLLSAFINEKPSLLLIDEIDKADEEVESFLLQALGEKQITVNDLGTFDLRNDIMVFLTSNSQRNLLDETRDRCLYIHIDYPDPEREMEIVRAHVPSAPATLVQETVMLINRIRELGVIKKPSIRATVDWLRTLMALGKEHIDRETAEETLGVVIKNRADEGKVQGLVESLDES, from the coding sequence ATGAAGCCATCAGAAAAACTGGATGAGATTGACTCATCACTGAGAGGTGTGGGCTACGTACCAGACAGGGAGATTCTTATAACACTATTCCTGGCACTGGAACTTGGAAAGCCCATCCTTGTGGAGGGTCCCCCAGGCACAGGAAAGACAATGCTTGCCAGAAAGGCAGCCGAGGCCCTTGGAAGGGAATTCTTCAGGATACAGTGCTATGAGGGCATAACATTCGAACAGATAGTCGGGGAGTGGAACTACCAGAAGCAGCTTCTGAGCCTTGAAAGGTCCAGGATCAGCGGATCCCCAGAGGACGTCTTCAGCGAGGAATACTTCATAAAGAGACCCCTCCTGTCAGCATTCATCAATGAGAAACCATCACTTCTCCTCATAGATGAAATAGATAAGGCCGACGAGGAGGTTGAGAGTTTCCTGCTTCAGGCACTTGGAGAAAAACAGATAACAGTCAATGACCTTGGAACCTTTGACCTCCGAAATGATATAATGGTCTTCCTAACATCCAACTCCCAGCGAAACCTACTGGATGAGACAAGGGACAGGTGCCTCTACATACACATCGACTACCCTGACCCTGAACGTGAAATGGAGATTGTGAGGGCACACGTCCCCTCTGCACCTGCTACTCTTGTTCAGGAGACCGTCATGCTCATAAACCGGATAAGGGAACTGGGTGTCATAAAGAAGCCCTCAATAAGGGCAACGGTGGACTGGCTCCGGACCCTCATGGCCCTTGGAAAGGAACACATTGACAGAGAAACAGCTGAGGAGACCCTGGGTGTCGTTATAAAAAACAGGGCAGACGAGGGCAAGGTCCAGGGACTTGTGGAATCCCTTGATGAGAGCTAA
- a CDS encoding trypsin-like peptidase domain-containing protein: MDAYSRAVMDASAAVSPSVVRVTTQSKSGSRAAGGGSGVIYTESGHIITNSHVIHGAERIDVNLHTGEHHTAEVVGDDPHTDIAVIKIDPETELQVPEFADSSRVRVGQLALAIGNPFGFHFTVTAGVVSATGRSLRTMTGRLVDGVIQTDAALNPGNSGGPLVDFRGRVLGINTALIRPAQGLCFAIPSNTVREVADKLIKDGKIRRAHLGVSCQNILIRDELREKLGLNSERGVMIASVQDGPARDAGMMRGDVIVAIDDEPVETVDDIHRILTEEKIDMECHVDIIRGSDACKVQVRPSELQ; encoded by the coding sequence ATGGATGCATATTCAAGGGCCGTCATGGATGCCTCCGCGGCGGTGAGCCCCTCGGTTGTCAGGGTAACAACACAGTCAAAATCAGGAAGCAGAGCAGCAGGCGGGGGCTCAGGGGTCATCTATACAGAGAGCGGCCATATAATAACCAACAGCCACGTCATCCACGGGGCAGAGAGGATAGACGTGAACCTCCACACAGGGGAGCACCACACAGCAGAGGTTGTGGGTGATGACCCCCACACTGACATTGCAGTCATAAAAATCGATCCTGAAACAGAACTCCAGGTACCTGAATTTGCAGACTCCAGCAGGGTGAGGGTCGGTCAGCTCGCCCTTGCAATAGGCAACCCCTTTGGCTTCCACTTCACTGTCACAGCAGGGGTGGTGAGTGCCACAGGAAGATCCCTCCGGACAATGACAGGAAGACTCGTTGACGGGGTCATACAGACCGACGCGGCACTCAACCCTGGAAACTCTGGCGGGCCACTGGTGGACTTCCGCGGAAGGGTACTTGGAATAAACACAGCACTTATAAGGCCGGCCCAGGGGCTCTGTTTTGCCATACCATCAAACACAGTCCGGGAGGTTGCGGATAAACTCATAAAGGACGGTAAAATAAGGAGGGCCCACCTGGGGGTTTCATGTCAGAACATACTCATCAGGGATGAACTCAGGGAAAAACTCGGCTTAAACTCAGAGAGGGGCGTGATGATAGCATCAGTCCAGGATGGCCCGGCAAGGGATGCTGGAATGATGAGGGGTGATGTGATAGTGGCAATCGATGATGAGCCGGTGGAGACAGTTGACGACATCCACAGGATACTCACTGAGGAAAAGATAGACATGGAATGTCACGTGGATATAATAAGGGGATCAGATGCCTGTAAAGTCCAGGTAAGGCCCTCAGAGCTCCAGTGA